A genomic region of Streptomyces sp. R33 contains the following coding sequences:
- a CDS encoding family 2 encapsulin nanocompartment cargo protein polyprenyl transferase — MGTTEAITTGEGQEAAALLERTRETVNPELRRTVENLPGSMRRVAMYHFGWQHADGTPAAGNAGKAIRPALVLAAARALRGPDAKTAEGAVRAAVAVELAHNFTLLHDDVIDKDTKRRGRPTAWTVFGIPDAIITGDAMMALALRLLAEDPHPASAQASARLAACVIELCAGQQADCAFEQRPYVSLDECLTMATAKTGALLGCACALGALYAGAGPDEVDAMDAFGREAGLAFQLIDDLIGIWGDPGHTGKPAGADLIARKKSLPVVAALTSGTAAGEELAALYAGPMAEEDVRKAADAVDRAGGRDWAQAHAADRMGRAVQLLSRAVPDLGAAGGLLALAEFVTRRTR, encoded by the coding sequence ATGGGCACCACTGAGGCGATCACGACCGGCGAGGGGCAGGAGGCCGCGGCCCTGCTGGAGCGGACAAGAGAAACGGTCAACCCGGAACTGCGCCGCACGGTCGAGAACCTCCCGGGATCGATGCGGCGCGTGGCGATGTACCACTTCGGCTGGCAGCACGCGGACGGCACCCCGGCCGCGGGCAACGCGGGCAAGGCCATCCGCCCCGCCCTCGTGCTCGCCGCGGCCCGGGCCCTGCGGGGCCCGGACGCCAAGACGGCCGAGGGCGCGGTACGGGCGGCGGTGGCCGTGGAGCTCGCCCACAACTTCACGCTGCTGCACGACGACGTCATCGACAAGGACACGAAGCGCCGGGGCAGGCCCACGGCCTGGACCGTCTTCGGGATACCGGACGCGATCATCACCGGCGACGCCATGATGGCGCTCGCGCTGCGGCTGCTGGCGGAGGATCCGCACCCCGCATCGGCCCAGGCCTCGGCGCGGCTCGCGGCCTGCGTCATCGAGCTGTGCGCCGGCCAGCAGGCGGACTGCGCTTTCGAGCAGCGGCCGTACGTCTCGCTCGACGAGTGCCTGACCATGGCGACGGCCAAGACCGGGGCCCTGCTGGGCTGCGCCTGTGCGCTCGGCGCGCTCTACGCCGGCGCCGGGCCGGACGAGGTCGACGCGATGGACGCCTTCGGGCGCGAGGCCGGGCTGGCCTTCCAGCTGATCGACGACCTGATCGGCATCTGGGGGGATCCGGGGCACACCGGCAAACCCGCCGGGGCCGATCTGATCGCCCGCAAGAAGTCCCTCCCGGTCGTCGCCGCCCTCACCTCGGGCACCGCGGCGGGGGAGGAGCTGGCGGCCCTGTACGCGGGTCCCATGGCCGAGGAGGACGTACGGAAGGCCGCCGACGCGGTGGACCGGGCCGGCGGCCGGGACTGGGCGCAGGCCCATGCCGCGGACCGGATGGGCCGGGCGGTGCAGCTGCTGTCCCGGGCCGTGCCGGACCTCGGGGCGGCGGGCGGGCTGCTGGCGCT
- a CDS encoding family 2B encapsulin nanocompartment shell protein, translating into MSVQAGSEPEVQTPQRSLATSAARNLATTTKSAPQMQEITSRWLLKMLPWVSVQGGTYRVNRRLSYSVGDGRVEFIKTGTQVQVIPAELGELPLLRSYEDLDVLSELAQRCRQVDFEAGQELTSFGSASDQVFLLAHGRIDQVGPGPYGEDAVLRTVADGAYFGEDSLVDGEAIWEYTARAVTSGTALVLSRQDFQLLADRVDSLRAHVEAQRSLPAQRTNKYGEAAIDLSAGHQGEAVLPGTFVDYEAKPREYELSIAQTVLRVHTRVADLYNQPMNQTEQQLRLTVEALRERQEHEMLNNRDFGLLHNADYDQRIQPHDGGPSPDDMDQLLSMRRGSKLFLAHPKAIAAFGRECNKRGLYPESIDVDGHRVPSWRGVPIFPSNKIPISDARTTSILCMRTGEDESGVIGLHQPGIPDEIEPSMSVRFMGISEQAIISYLVTAYFSAAVLVPDALGILENVEIARWR; encoded by the coding sequence ATGTCGGTCCAGGCAGGTTCCGAACCCGAGGTCCAGACACCGCAGCGGAGTCTTGCGACATCGGCCGCGCGGAACTTGGCAACCACGACCAAGTCCGCGCCGCAGATGCAGGAGATCACCTCGCGGTGGCTCCTGAAGATGCTCCCGTGGGTGTCCGTCCAGGGCGGCACCTACCGGGTGAACCGGCGGCTGAGCTACTCGGTCGGCGACGGACGCGTGGAGTTCATCAAGACCGGGACCCAGGTCCAGGTCATCCCGGCCGAGCTCGGCGAGCTCCCGCTGCTGCGCAGCTACGAGGACCTGGACGTGCTCTCCGAGCTCGCCCAGCGGTGCCGGCAGGTCGACTTCGAGGCCGGCCAGGAGCTGACCTCCTTCGGGAGCGCCTCCGACCAGGTGTTCCTGCTCGCCCATGGACGCATCGACCAGGTCGGCCCCGGCCCCTACGGCGAGGACGCGGTCCTGCGGACCGTCGCGGACGGCGCCTACTTCGGCGAGGACTCCCTCGTCGACGGGGAGGCGATCTGGGAGTACACCGCCCGCGCCGTCACCTCCGGCACCGCGCTCGTCCTGTCCCGCCAGGACTTCCAGCTCCTCGCCGACCGGGTCGACTCGCTGCGCGCGCACGTGGAGGCGCAGCGGTCCCTGCCGGCCCAGCGCACCAACAAGTACGGCGAGGCCGCGATCGACCTCTCCGCCGGCCACCAGGGCGAGGCCGTCCTGCCCGGCACCTTCGTGGACTACGAGGCCAAGCCGCGCGAGTACGAACTCTCCATTGCACAAACGGTCCTGCGGGTGCACACGCGCGTCGCCGACCTCTACAACCAGCCGATGAACCAGACCGAGCAGCAGTTGCGGCTCACGGTCGAGGCGCTGCGCGAGCGCCAGGAGCACGAGATGCTCAACAACCGCGACTTCGGCCTGCTCCACAACGCCGACTACGACCAGCGCATCCAGCCGCACGACGGCGGGCCCAGCCCCGACGACATGGACCAGCTGCTCAGCATGCGCCGCGGCTCCAAGCTGTTCCTCGCCCATCCCAAGGCCATCGCCGCCTTCGGCCGCGAGTGCAACAAGCGGGGTCTGTACCCGGAGTCGATCGACGTCGACGGGCACCGGGTGCCTTCCTGGCGCGGGGTGCCGATCTTCCCGTCGAACAAGATCCCGATCAGCGACGCCCGCACCACGTCCATCCTCTGCATGCGCACCGGCGAGGACGAGTCCGGCGTCATCGGCCTCCACCAGCCGGGGATCCCGGACGAGATCGAGCCGAGCATGTCGGTGCGCTTCATGGGGATCAGCGAACAGGCGATCATCTCGTACCTGGTCACGGCCTACTTCTCCGCCGCGGTGCTCGTGCCGGACGCGCTCGGCATCCTGGAGAACGTCGAGATCGCGCGCTGGCGCTGA
- a CDS encoding Rrf2 family transcriptional regulator codes for MRLTRFTDLALRVLMRLAVAEADLPTTRDVAATMEVPYTHTAKVVARLQHLGLVEARRGRGGGLALTTAGRAASVGGVVRELEGAGDVVDCDGTTPCPLRGACVLRGALRRAQEAFFAALDPLTVDDLVAAPTGPLLLGIAGGPPGRTETP; via the coding sequence ATGCGGCTGACCCGATTCACCGACCTGGCGCTGCGCGTCCTGATGCGCCTGGCCGTCGCGGAGGCGGACCTCCCGACCACGCGCGACGTGGCGGCGACGATGGAGGTCCCGTACACGCACACGGCGAAAGTGGTCGCCAGGCTGCAGCACCTCGGCCTGGTCGAGGCGCGCCGCGGCCGCGGCGGCGGGCTCGCCCTGACCACCGCCGGGCGGGCCGCATCGGTGGGCGGAGTGGTCCGCGAGCTGGAGGGTGCGGGCGACGTCGTGGACTGCGACGGCACCACCCCCTGCCCGCTGCGCGGGGCCTGCGTCCTGCGGGGCGCGCTGCGCCGGGCCCAGGAGGCCTTCTTCGCCGCACTGGACCCGCTGACGGTGGACGACCTGGTCGCGGCGCCCACCGGCCCGCTGCTGCTGGGCATCGCGGGCGGCCCGCCGGGGCGGACCGAAACCCCCTGA
- a CDS encoding globin domain-containing protein has protein sequence MLSEKSTETVRATLPAVGAAIGDIAELFYAKLFAAHPELLRDLFNRGNQNAGLQKQALAGSVAAFATHLVAHPDTRPDAMLHRIAHKHASLGVTREQYAVVHRHLFAAIAEVLGEAVTPEVAEAWDEVYWLMANALIAIEERLYAEQQVLAGDVWRTWTVAARVEETADCTTFHLTPADGSPAPSPKPGQYVSVQVELPDGARQIRQYSLSGAPGAPVRSITVKRVHGPAATGPDGEVSHHLHTRIGTGDTLRVSAPYGDLVLRDCAAPVLLASAGIGCTPMLSMLAHLADTGHPAPVTVLHADRSPADHALRGDHRALTHKLPDASARFWYEAGAEPGDGEGRLDLSDVPVAPGTTAYLCGPLPFMRSVRAQLLAKGVPAADIHYEVFGPDLWLASASATAEASA, from the coding sequence ATGCTGTCCGAGAAGTCGACCGAGACCGTACGCGCCACCCTGCCCGCCGTCGGCGCGGCCATCGGCGACATCGCGGAACTCTTCTACGCGAAGCTGTTCGCGGCCCACCCGGAGCTGCTGCGCGACCTGTTCAACCGCGGCAACCAGAACGCCGGCCTCCAGAAGCAGGCCCTCGCCGGATCCGTCGCGGCCTTCGCGACCCACCTCGTCGCCCACCCGGACACCCGCCCCGACGCGATGCTGCACCGCATCGCGCACAAGCACGCCTCCCTCGGCGTCACCCGCGAGCAGTACGCGGTCGTCCACCGCCACCTCTTCGCGGCGATCGCCGAGGTCCTCGGCGAGGCGGTCACCCCCGAGGTGGCCGAGGCCTGGGACGAGGTCTACTGGCTGATGGCCAACGCCCTGATCGCCATCGAGGAGCGGCTCTACGCCGAGCAGCAGGTCCTCGCCGGCGACGTCTGGCGCACCTGGACGGTCGCCGCCCGCGTCGAGGAGACCGCCGACTGCACCACCTTCCACCTGACGCCGGCGGACGGCTCCCCGGCCCCCTCCCCCAAGCCCGGCCAATACGTCTCGGTCCAGGTCGAACTGCCCGACGGGGCCCGCCAGATACGCCAGTACAGCCTCTCCGGCGCGCCCGGCGCCCCGGTCCGCTCGATCACCGTCAAGCGGGTCCACGGCCCGGCCGCCACGGGGCCCGACGGCGAGGTCTCCCACCACCTCCACACCCGGATCGGAACCGGCGACACCCTGCGGGTCTCGGCCCCGTACGGCGATCTGGTCCTGCGCGACTGCGCCGCCCCGGTCCTGCTCGCCTCGGCCGGGATCGGCTGCACCCCGATGCTGTCGATGCTGGCCCACCTCGCCGACACCGGGCACCCGGCCCCGGTGACCGTCCTGCACGCCGACCGCTCCCCCGCCGACCACGCGCTGCGCGGCGACCACCGGGCGCTGACGCACAAGCTGCCCGACGCCTCTGCCCGCTTCTGGTACGAGGCCGGCGCCGAGCCGGGCGACGGCGAAGGCCGCCTCGACCTGTCGGACGTCCCGGTGGCCCCGGGCACCACGGCGTACCTGTGCGGGCCGCTCCCGTTCATGCGGTCCGTCCGCGCACAGCTGCTGGCCAAGGGGGTGCCCGCCGCGGACATCCACTACGAGGTGTTCGGCCCGGACCTGTGGCTGGCGTCGGCCTCGGCCACTGCCGAGGCCTCTGCATAA
- a CDS encoding N-acetylmuramoyl-L-alanine amidase → MSAPMSADRFIGALRNEGLTVVEVGAWRTHNRNHKGPWGPVNGVMIHHTVTHGTKFTVELCRDGDDALPGPLCHGVITKDGRVHLVGYGRANHAGAGDSDVLAAVIAEKRLPPDRRANTDGNRHFYGFECENLGDGNDPWPEVQLDAMARAAAAVCRVHGWTERSVIGHLEWQPGKPDPRGFTMDAFRARVGERLE, encoded by the coding sequence ATGTCCGCACCCATGTCCGCGGACCGGTTCATCGGCGCACTGCGGAACGAGGGTCTGACCGTCGTCGAGGTCGGCGCCTGGCGCACCCACAACCGCAACCACAAGGGCCCGTGGGGCCCGGTGAACGGGGTGATGATCCACCACACCGTCACGCACGGCACGAAGTTCACCGTCGAGCTCTGCCGCGACGGCGACGACGCCCTCCCGGGGCCGCTCTGCCACGGCGTGATCACCAAGGACGGCCGGGTCCACCTGGTCGGCTACGGCCGCGCCAACCACGCCGGAGCGGGCGACTCCGACGTCCTGGCGGCGGTGATCGCCGAAAAGCGGCTCCCGCCGGACCGCCGCGCGAACACCGACGGCAACCGGCACTTCTACGGCTTCGAGTGCGAGAACCTCGGCGACGGCAACGACCCCTGGCCGGAGGTTCAACTCGACGCCATGGCCCGCGCGGCGGCGGCCGTCTGCCGGGTCCACGGCTGGACCGAACGCTCGGTGATCGGCCACCTCGAATGGCAGCCCGGCAAGCCCGACCCGAGGGGCTTCACGATGGACGCGTTCCGCGCCCGCGTCGGCGAACGCCTGGAATAG
- a CDS encoding 1-aminocyclopropane-1-carboxylate deaminase/D-cysteine desulfhydrase, translating to MNRSPDPGVVLQPRPPSPLLEVHDERFGQYGVRLLLKRDDLVHPELPGNKWRKLAPNLRAAVEGGFPGVVTFGGAYSNHLRATAAAGRLLGMPTAGIVRGDELAGRPLNDSLARCAADGMRLHFVTRSEYRRKAEPEVLARLLAGAGAAGSYVVPEGGSNALALQGCAELGRELRDMSDVVAVACGTGGTLAGLAAGLGPGQRALGVPVLAGGFLEAEIRSLQEAGFGGPAGVWSLAEGFHHGGYARVPALLEAFAADFGERHGFAVERIYVAKLLWALAALTESGAFPPGTALTAVVTGRP from the coding sequence GTGAACCGCTCCCCCGACCCCGGCGTCGTCCTGCAGCCCCGACCGCCCTCCCCGCTGCTGGAGGTTCACGACGAGCGGTTCGGGCAGTACGGGGTGCGGCTGCTGCTGAAGCGCGACGACCTCGTGCATCCCGAGCTGCCCGGCAACAAGTGGCGCAAGCTCGCGCCGAATCTGCGGGCTGCCGTAGAGGGGGGCTTCCCCGGGGTGGTGACCTTCGGCGGGGCGTACTCGAACCACCTGCGGGCCACCGCGGCGGCCGGGCGGCTGCTGGGGATGCCGACCGCCGGGATCGTCCGCGGCGACGAGCTCGCCGGCCGGCCCCTCAACGACTCGCTGGCCCGGTGCGCGGCGGACGGGATGCGGCTGCACTTCGTCACGCGCTCGGAGTACCGCCGCAAGGCCGAGCCCGAGGTGCTGGCCCGGCTGCTGGCGGGGGCCGGCGCGGCCGGCTCGTACGTCGTCCCCGAGGGCGGCAGCAACGCCCTCGCCCTGCAGGGGTGTGCGGAGCTCGGGCGGGAGCTGCGGGACATGTCCGACGTGGTCGCGGTGGCCTGCGGGACGGGCGGCACCCTGGCCGGGCTGGCTGCGGGGCTGGGCCCGGGGCAGCGGGCGCTGGGCGTGCCGGTCCTGGCGGGTGGGTTCCTGGAGGCGGAGATACGTTCCCTCCAGGAGGCGGGCTTCGGGGGGCCGGCCGGGGTCTGGAGCCTGGCGGAGGGCTTCCACCACGGGGGGTATGCGCGGGTGCCGGCGCTGCTGGAGGCGTTCGCCGCGGATTTCGGGGAGCGGCACGGGTTTGCGGTGGAGCGGATCTATGTGGCGAAGCTGCTCTGGGCCCTGGCGGCCCTGACGGAGTCGGGCGCCTTTCCCCCGGGCACGGCCCTGACCGCCGTCGTGACCGGCCGTCCGTAG
- a CDS encoding Na+/H+ antiporter: protein MEVLPLVALVAVSAVVAGAARWTRVPAPLLLVAAGLLASYVPGVPSYALDPHIVLPLLLPPLLYTAAVDSSYLDLRANVRPVALLSVGYVLFATLAVGYAAYLVVPGLSLPVALVLGAVIAPPDAVAATAIARKLGLPNRITTILQGESLVNDATAITAYKVALAAAIGVSAGWAGGIAEFLLASVGGVGVGLVLMVPIHHLRKRLREPLLQNTLSLLIPFVAYAAAERVHASGVLAVVVVALYLGHRNWQVDFATRLQEEAVWKMVAFILESVVFLLIGLQLPVVLKGLEEYEGWHAAWYALAVFLAVVVARFVWVFPATFVPRLSERIRNREPDTTWKAPVIVGWAGMRGVVSLAIAFSVPMGVPHRNLILFLTFTTVIGTLVVQGLTLPPLIRLLRLPPRDLQAETLAEAQAQSEASRSAEDRLAELLTEPENALPPPLAERLRTVMERRRNAVWERLGEVNPVTGESADDVYRRLAREMIAAEREVFVTLRDHRRIDDEMLRGLLRRLDLEEAAAYREDAA, encoded by the coding sequence ATGGAGGTATTGCCGCTGGTGGCGCTGGTGGCGGTCAGCGCGGTCGTCGCGGGCGCCGCCCGCTGGACCCGGGTGCCCGCGCCCCTGCTGCTGGTCGCCGCCGGGCTGCTGGCCTCGTACGTCCCGGGCGTGCCCTCGTACGCCCTCGACCCGCACATCGTGCTGCCGCTGCTGCTCCCGCCGTTGCTGTACACGGCCGCGGTGGACAGCTCGTACCTGGACCTGCGGGCGAACGTACGGCCCGTCGCGCTGCTGTCGGTCGGTTACGTGCTCTTCGCGACGCTCGCCGTGGGGTACGCGGCGTACCTGGTGGTGCCGGGGCTGTCGCTGCCGGTGGCGCTGGTGCTGGGCGCGGTGATCGCGCCGCCCGACGCGGTGGCCGCGACGGCGATCGCCCGCAAGCTGGGGCTGCCGAACCGGATCACCACCATCCTCCAGGGTGAGTCGCTGGTGAACGACGCCACCGCGATCACCGCGTACAAGGTGGCACTGGCCGCGGCGATCGGGGTCAGCGCCGGCTGGGCGGGCGGGATCGCGGAGTTCCTGCTGGCCTCGGTGGGGGGCGTGGGGGTGGGCCTGGTGCTGATGGTGCCGATCCACCACCTGCGCAAGCGGCTGCGGGAGCCGCTGCTCCAGAACACGCTGTCGCTGCTGATCCCGTTCGTTGCGTACGCGGCGGCCGAGCGGGTGCACGCCTCGGGCGTGCTCGCGGTGGTCGTGGTGGCGCTGTACCTCGGGCACCGCAACTGGCAGGTCGACTTCGCGACCCGGCTCCAGGAGGAGGCGGTGTGGAAGATGGTCGCCTTCATCCTCGAGTCGGTGGTCTTCCTGCTGATCGGCCTCCAGCTGCCGGTGGTCCTGAAGGGGCTCGAGGAGTACGAGGGCTGGCACGCGGCCTGGTACGCGCTGGCGGTGTTCCTGGCGGTGGTGGTGGCCCGCTTCGTGTGGGTGTTCCCGGCCACCTTCGTGCCGCGGCTCTCGGAGCGGATCCGGAACCGGGAGCCGGACACCACCTGGAAGGCGCCGGTGATCGTGGGCTGGGCCGGGATGCGGGGGGTGGTCTCGCTGGCGATCGCCTTCTCGGTCCCGATGGGCGTGCCGCACCGGAACCTGATCCTCTTCCTGACCTTCACGACGGTGATCGGCACGCTGGTGGTGCAGGGCCTGACGCTGCCGCCGCTGATCCGGCTGCTGCGGCTGCCGCCGCGGGACCTGCAGGCGGAGACCCTGGCGGAGGCGCAGGCCCAGAGCGAGGCCTCGCGGTCGGCGGAGGACCGGCTGGCGGAGCTGCTGACGGAGCCGGAGAACGCGCTGCCGCCGCCGCTGGCGGAGCGGCTGCGCACGGTCATGGAACGGCGGCGCAACGCGGTGTGGGAGCGGCTGGGGGAGGTCAACCCGGTCACCGGCGAATCGGCGGACGACGTCTACCGGCGCCTCGCGCGGGAGATGATCGCGGCCGAACGCGAGGTGTTCGTGACCCTCCGGGACCACCGCCGGATCGACGACGAGATGCTCCGGGGGCTGCTCCGCAGACTGGACCTGGAGGAAGCGGCGGCCTACCGCGAGGACGCGGCCTGA
- a CDS encoding UBP-type zinc finger domain-containing protein has translation MSECTHVPELPRPEPVPTALTCPECQVLGSHPVQLRMCLGCGYVACCDSSPHRHATAHHQSTGHPIMRSFEPGETWRWCYVDGSIV, from the coding sequence ATGAGCGAGTGCACCCACGTTCCCGAACTGCCGCGCCCCGAGCCCGTCCCGACTGCCCTGACCTGCCCTGAATGTCAGGTGCTCGGAAGTCATCCCGTGCAGTTGCGGATGTGCCTGGGGTGCGGGTACGTCGCGTGCTGCGACTCCTCGCCGCACCGGCACGCCACGGCGCACCATCAGAGCACCGGCCATCCGATCATGCGAAGCTTCGAGCCGGGCGAGACGTGGCGGTGGTGTTATGTCGACGGTTCGATCGTCTGA
- a CDS encoding anti-sigma regulatory factor has translation MSQIAGEPGTQDFVEVRLPAAGAYLSVLRTATAGLAARLDFTLDEIEDLRIAVDEACAILLQQAVPGSVLSCVFRLVDDSLEVTVSAPTTDGRAPERDTFAWTVLSALAGKVESTVEEDKTVSISLYKQRGAGPGPA, from the coding sequence GTGTCCCAGATCGCAGGCGAGCCCGGGACCCAGGACTTCGTGGAAGTCCGGCTGCCCGCTGCGGGTGCCTACCTGTCGGTGCTGCGGACGGCCACGGCCGGCCTCGCGGCACGTTTGGACTTCACCCTCGACGAGATCGAGGACCTCCGCATCGCGGTGGACGAGGCCTGCGCGATCCTGCTTCAGCAGGCCGTGCCGGGCTCCGTCCTCAGCTGCGTGTTCCGGCTGGTCGACGACTCGCTCGAGGTGACCGTCTCGGCGCCGACCACGGACGGGCGTGCGCCCGAGCGCGACACGTTCGCCTGGACCGTCCTGTCGGCGCTGGCCGGCAAGGTCGAGTCGACCGTCGAGGAGGACAAGACGGTGAGCATCAGCCTCTACAAACAGCGCGGCGCGGGTCCAGGCCCGGCGTGA
- a CDS encoding SigB/SigF/SigG family RNA polymerase sigma factor: protein MRGGDRRRVRHEVDGGIPEQQHARPHPADADAEDGFLDSAERRAGPMSENQHEEPQSSQPPGAAATAPETEPEPAPALPVLPVPTALPDPRDRSGARALFIELRALPDGSAEKAELRNRLVRMHLPLVEHLARRFRNRGEPLDDLTQVATIGLIKSVDRFDPDRGVEFSTYATPTVVGEIKRHFRDKGWAVRVPRRLQELRLSLTTATAELSQQHGRSPTVHELAERLGISEEEVLEGLESANAYSTLSLDVPDTDDESPAVADTLGAEDEALEGVEYRESLKPLLEGLPPREKRILLLRFFGNMTQSQIAQEVGISQMHVSRLLARTLAQLREKLLVEE from the coding sequence GTGCGGGGCGGGGATCGGCGCCGGGTACGGCACGAGGTCGACGGCGGCATCCCGGAGCAGCAGCACGCCCGGCCGCACCCGGCTGACGCGGATGCGGAAGACGGCTTTTTGGACTCGGCGGAGCGACGGGCGGGCCCTATGAGCGAGAACCAGCACGAAGAACCACAATCCTCACAGCCACCCGGGGCCGCTGCCACGGCCCCGGAGACGGAACCGGAACCGGCGCCGGCGCTGCCGGTCCTGCCGGTGCCCACGGCCCTGCCCGATCCGCGCGACCGCAGCGGGGCGCGGGCACTGTTCATCGAGCTGCGGGCGCTGCCCGACGGCTCGGCGGAGAAGGCGGAGCTGCGCAACCGGCTCGTGCGGATGCACCTGCCGCTGGTCGAGCACCTCGCCCGGCGGTTCCGCAACCGCGGTGAGCCGCTGGACGATCTGACGCAGGTCGCCACGATCGGCCTGATCAAGTCGGTGGACCGGTTCGACCCCGACCGCGGGGTCGAGTTCTCCACGTACGCGACGCCCACCGTGGTCGGCGAGATCAAGCGGCACTTCCGCGACAAGGGCTGGGCGGTGCGCGTACCGCGGCGCCTGCAGGAGCTGCGGCTCTCGCTGACCACGGCCACGGCGGAGCTGTCCCAGCAGCACGGCCGCTCCCCCACGGTCCACGAGCTCGCCGAGCGGCTCGGGATCTCCGAGGAGGAGGTGCTGGAGGGGCTGGAATCGGCCAATGCCTACAGCACGCTCTCGCTGGACGTCCCGGACACCGACGACGAGTCGCCGGCCGTCGCGGACACGCTGGGCGCGGAGGACGAGGCGCTGGAGGGCGTCGAGTACCGCGAGTCGCTCAAGCCGCTGCTGGAGGGGCTGCCTCCGCGGGAGAAGCGGATCCTGCTGCTGCGGTTCTTCGGCAACATGACCCAGTCGCAGATCGCGCAGGAGGTCGGCATCTCGCAGATGCACGTCTCCCGCCTGCTGGCCCGCACCCTGGCCCAGCTGCGCGAGAAGCTCCTGGTCGAGGAGTAG
- a CDS encoding diacylglycerol kinase family protein codes for MRALLVANPAATTTSARTRDVLTHALASEMKLEAVTTEYRGHARDLGRTAAENGIDLVVALGGDGTVNEVVNGLLHNGPDPERLPRLAVVPGGSTNVFARALGLPNDAVEATGALLDALREQRERTVGLGLAAGTPGTEDESVPARWFTFCAGFGFDAGVVGRVEQQRERGKRSTHALYVRQLMRQFWDDPNRRHGTVTLERPGADPVTGLVLSIVCNTSPWTYLGNRPLYASPEASFDTALDVLALNRLSTPAVARYATQLLTSTPERGPHGKHAVSLHDLTDFTLHSKVPLPFQMDGDHLGLRTSVRFTGVRRALRVIV; via the coding sequence ATGCGTGCACTTCTCGTGGCCAATCCAGCAGCGACGACCACCAGTGCGCGCACGCGCGACGTCCTGACCCACGCCCTGGCCAGCGAGATGAAGCTGGAGGCGGTGACCACCGAGTACCGCGGGCACGCCCGGGACCTGGGCCGCACGGCTGCCGAGAACGGCATCGATCTCGTCGTGGCGCTCGGCGGCGACGGCACGGTCAACGAGGTCGTGAACGGGCTGCTGCACAACGGGCCGGATCCGGAGCGGCTGCCCCGGCTGGCGGTGGTGCCCGGTGGCTCGACCAATGTGTTCGCCCGCGCGCTCGGGCTGCCCAACGACGCGGTCGAGGCGACCGGCGCCCTGCTGGACGCGCTGCGGGAGCAGCGCGAGCGGACGGTGGGCCTCGGCCTGGCGGCCGGCACCCCGGGGACGGAGGACGAGTCGGTTCCGGCGCGCTGGTTCACGTTCTGCGCGGGCTTCGGTTTCGACGCGGGGGTGGTGGGCCGCGTCGAACAGCAGCGCGAGCGCGGCAAGCGTTCGACGCACGCCCTGTACGTACGACAGCTGATGCGTCAGTTCTGGGACGACCCGAACCGGCGCCACGGGACGGTGACGCTGGAGCGCCCCGGCGCGGATCCCGTCACCGGTCTGGTCCTGTCGATAGTCTGCAACACCTCGCCGTGGACGTATCTGGGCAATCGTCCGCTTTACGCCTCTCCGGAGGCGTCGTTCGATACTGCGCTTGACGTATTGGCACTCAACCGTTTGTCAACTCCGGCCGTCGCCCGCTACGCCACACAGCTCCTGACCTCGACTCCTGAGCGCGGTCCGCACGGCAAGCACGCGGTGTCTCTGCACGATCTGACCGACTTCACCTTGCATTCGAAGGTTCCCCTTCCGTTCCAGATGGACGGAGACCACCTCGGTCTGCGGACCAGCGTTCGGTTCACAGGCGTACGCCGTGCACTGCGTGTGATTGTGTGA
- a CDS encoding WhiB family transcriptional regulator — protein sequence MDWRHNAVCREEDPELFFPIGNTGPALLQIEEAKAVCRRCPVMEQCLQWALESGQDSGVWGGLSEDERRAMKRRAARNRARNATA from the coding sequence ATGGACTGGCGTCACAACGCCGTTTGCCGCGAGGAAGACCCGGAACTCTTCTTCCCCATCGGCAACACCGGTCCTGCGCTGCTGCAGATCGAGGAAGCCAAGGCCGTCTGCCGCCGCTGCCCCGTCATGGAGCAGTGCCTGCAGTGGGCGCTCGAGTCCGGTCAGGACTCCGGCGTCTGGGGCGGTCTCAGCGAGGACGAGCGCCGCGCGATGAAGCGCCGCGCCGCTCGCAATCGGGCGCGCAACGCCACCGCCTGA